One window of Chamaesiphon minutus PCC 6605 genomic DNA carries:
- a CDS encoding thioredoxin family protein, with the protein MQSTPPAQRMRNFAIVTIAIVLVVALVLGVRAQNFTDSLATQAKQSQPLDIALTNGKPTLMEFYADWCTSCQAMAPDLATVKAQFGDRVNFSMLNVDNTKWLPEVTKYRVDGIPHFVFFDNKGRVLAQAIGEQPRQILELKLTDLMAGNPLSDTAAAGEVSKFTPKVVPSEDKADPRAHG; encoded by the coding sequence ATGCAATCAACTCCTCCCGCACAACGGATGCGTAACTTTGCGATCGTCACGATCGCGATCGTCTTAGTCGTTGCACTCGTACTGGGAGTTCGCGCCCAAAACTTTACCGACAGCCTTGCCACTCAAGCCAAACAATCTCAACCGCTCGACATTGCCCTAACCAATGGCAAACCCACTCTGATGGAATTTTATGCCGATTGGTGTACCAGTTGTCAGGCCATGGCTCCAGATCTAGCCACCGTCAAAGCCCAATTTGGCGATCGAGTCAACTTTTCGATGCTCAATGTCGATAACACCAAATGGCTCCCCGAAGTCACTAAATACCGCGTCGATGGTATTCCCCACTTCGTCTTTTTCGATAATAAAGGACGAGTACTCGCCCAAGCGATCGGCGAACAACCCCGCCAGATTTTAGAATTAAAATTAACAGATCTCATGGCTGGCAATCCCCTCTCCGACACCGCAGCCGCAGGCGAAGTTTCTAAATTTACACCCAAAGTAGTCCCCAGCGAAGACAAAGCCGATCCTCGCGCGCATGGGTAG
- a CDS encoding peptidylprolyl isomerase has protein sequence MIANIERKITERDLINEAKLAGKIPELMRGIIRRQVIEQQVRKAGISPTTADLQQAADKFRLVNKLESAAATQKWLAERFLSVDDFEEMVTQELISQQLARYLFGDRVEQFFYQNLVEYTSAIIYEVILEDRNLAMELFYSLQEGDLSFADVAYQYIPNPELRRRGGYIGKVGRKQLRPEISATIFAAKPPQLLAPIVTAVGVHLIQVEEIVEPRLDDDLRQQILMEMFDLWLADAIAAYPQCPIEI, from the coding sequence ATGATAGCAAATATCGAACGTAAAATTACCGAACGAGATTTAATTAATGAAGCCAAGCTAGCTGGCAAAATTCCCGAACTGATGCGCGGCATCATTCGCCGCCAAGTTATCGAACAACAAGTCCGCAAAGCGGGAATTAGTCCGACGACAGCAGACTTACAACAAGCTGCTGACAAGTTTCGGCTGGTAAATAAATTAGAGAGTGCCGCAGCCACTCAAAAGTGGCTAGCAGAGCGGTTTCTTTCGGTTGATGACTTTGAGGAAATGGTGACTCAGGAGCTGATTTCGCAGCAACTAGCGCGATACTTATTCGGCGATCGCGTCGAGCAGTTTTTTTATCAAAATTTAGTCGAATATACCAGTGCGATTATTTACGAAGTAATTTTAGAAGATCGCAACTTGGCAATGGAGCTATTTTACTCGCTCCAAGAAGGCGATCTCAGCTTTGCCGATGTCGCCTATCAATACATTCCCAATCCCGAACTGCGTCGCCGAGGTGGCTATATTGGGAAAGTCGGACGCAAGCAACTTCGTCCCGAAATTTCCGCCACCATATTTGCCGCTAAACCACCACAATTACTAGCACCGATTGTCACTGCTGTCGGCGTGCATTTAATTCAAGTCGAGGAGATTGTCGAACCGCGATTAGATGACGATCTCAGACAGCAAATCCTCATGGAAATGTTCGATCTGTGGCTAGCAGATGCGATCGCTGCCTACCCGCAATGCCCGATCGAGATTTAG